Below is a genomic region from Carassius carassius chromosome 50, fCarCar2.1, whole genome shotgun sequence.
ttagtaatgtcattgacacaatcatgccgatgagtgatgcagtgtcgtctgagagcccgaagaccacgggcatccaataaagttctccggccttgtcccttacgcacagagatttctccagtttctctgaatcttttgatgatgttatgcactgtagatgatgagatttgcaaagcctttgcaatttgacgttgaggaacattgtttttaaagttttccacaattttttacgcagtctttcacagattggagagcctctgcccatctttacttctgagagactctgcttctctaagacaaagcttttatagtcatgttaattaatcactagatgttctcccagctgaatcttttcaaaactgcttgcttttttagccatttgttgcccccgtgccaacttttttgagacctgtagcaggcattaaattttaaatgagctaattaagtggataaaagtttaaaatttctcagtttaaacatttgctacgttatctatgttctattgtgaataaaatattggctcatttgatttgaaattcctttagttttcattttattaaaatttaaaaaacgtcccaacttttccggaattcgggttgtatatatatatatatatatatatatatatatattaggggtgtaacggttcacaaaattcacggttcggttcgatacaatacactggtgtcacggttcggttcggtacggttcggtatgttttagatacagcaaaaagaaaaaattggcagataaatttccttgatttttaaaaaatgttttatttattaaaactaacaaagtatgtttttttttctacattaaacaatgatggagctattctttacccatcttctatggtgtcttcttagcagcatactgtataaaacaaaaacagctccttataaaaaaaaatgaaaatgttatattagttatgaacaaatacaaagatgtaactttttatatggaactctataactctttatattaagtgtgtttttactcaattggttctctatagggcttatgttttttggaacaaagcaggaattacggtctgtctgaaatgggctcgtgaaggaatattgtaacggggctcaactacattaagcatgttcttaaaacctacgttttccactacagagtaacccctgtttcacaccgcaagcgtgagcggcgagcgagcagcgcgtccgcgcaactacatcgtcactgcagcagcagactctcgcaagtattcacactggaagcgtataagtacagcgtcagagcagcggctgcaaagcgtgttGGGCAGAAaatataaccatttcaaacaatgggtataattctttcaacatttgtttttataacaatacgccatactttcacccaaaacgattaattaaaaagtttaaatgggtaaatacatatttgttatacttaattttcttttctggcataattgttaaaTTGTATACACATAATTGTGCATTTTGAACAAGTTTtgtgtaaaatcatatttatttttccatcaaaagtgtgctttcactttaattgagcgtgagcagcacagcaaaaatagctTCACTGCTAATgttagctaatgttagcatcttgcctgctgcactgtctgctgctttctcgtcgtcagaccgatagcactcctttcactggtgactgtgtttgaggccacaaatgttacaaagctgtcattaagttaaagttatcacacagtcctcggtcaagccgctcactcgctctgtttcattacaaaaacagaattacattacaattacattactttcattacagtgtgctccttagcactgggagctccctctgctgtccataaggtgcctctgcgcaccagccatttcaaacccagcctccagtatttgggccacgcctcctaatttgcatacactcctcaatcctcaatcctcaaatgcccaatcctaaatccccaaatccccattcttcaatcctaaatggctaaatgattaaatgcccaatcctaaatacccaaattcccaatcttaaatccccaaatgcccaatcctaaatcctaaatggctaaatgaccaaatgcccaaccctaaatagaaaatgcccaatcctaaatacaaaatgccctattctaaataccaaatgcccaatcctaaatacaaaatgccctatcctaaataccaaatgccctatcctaagtaccaaatgcccaatcctaaataccaaattaattttcgacttggactttaagtttcaaatttagatttttagatttggtttaaggcttttagttttagacttttagtttataatttgACCCAATAAATCCTCCAtacgtactgagtgagcgagcgcctgactgagtagcctaacataaacatataagttggtgtttttttcttcttcgggggtgtcaggggcgttgcctgttacgtcgtttgggttattgggctaccttgttgaacgcatatcattatatttcacaattttttttattttccaaatataattaattagtccaacgaaccgttcggtccataatgcgtacagcgtaccgaaccgaaagcctcgtaccgaacggttcaatacgaatacgcgtatcgttacacccctaatatatatatatatataaattctgctAGCTatactaaaaatataatattaatactaactGGCCAAAAAATCATTTATCGCATGTCCTTTGTGAGTAGGAGCAGGCAGAAAAGATGGAGAAGGAGAAAGAAGACTTTGTGAAAGAGATCGAGTCTTTAAAAGAAGCAAATACGATCCTGAAAACTGAGTTGGATGAAAGACTGCATGAGGTCTGCCATCTCAGAGTTAGTCAAACTCTCTTTCTTTCATAACacatatgtgaccttggaccacaaaaccagccttaAGTGTAAAtcttttgaaattgaaatttgaataaataagctttccattgatgtatggtttgttaggatcggacaatatttggcagatatacaactatttgaatatctggaatctgagggtgcaaaaaaattgaaatactgagaaaatcgcctttaaagttgtccaaattaagttcttagcaatgcatattattaatcaaaaattatattttgatatatttatggtaggaaatttacaaaatatctccatggaacatgatctttacttaatatcctaatgatttttagcataaaaaaaaatctatcattttgacccatacaatgttttttggcttttgctacaaatataccccagcgacttaagtctggttttgttgtccaggatCACATATGTCAAATGTACAATATTTACAGTTGTATTTGTGATTTCTGTATCCATTATGTATTGCAATACTTGTTCtactttagttttatttatactgtatatagtattatagtattcataataattttcaaattagcttttatttgtatattttcaagttttagttttagtccttgtaattttatgttttgtcttttgtCATTTCTATATTTCAAtagctttcatttttttctttttctattttagtcTGAGTAATTTTAGAacttttttacaactttttttcagttattgGAAATGCCACATTTATAGTTTTATTAGTTTAtctgatatttacattttaaatattaatttcaattacagaaaacaattttttatagttttagttaacaataataacacatTTAATGCATTGTTCTTGTACTGACCAGCATTGCAAAACACTACTGGTGAATAAAATGATTGTAAATGTGCCTTTATACTTAACTGCAGGGCTCCATAGATGATTTGAAGTCAAAGGATATACCAGAATCACCACTGGCAGATGTACAGGGTTTTAATTCCACCGAAGAGGTAAAGAAAGAGCTAGGCTCCTGCAAACAACCAGTGGAACCACTGACACAGCTGAATATTTTCAGTATGTCTATAATCTGTATAACTGAGAATTGTACAAGATATGGCTTTAATCAAACAAAATTTTTCACAGTCACTGACATTTCTGCATGAAAAGTATGTGAGAGCTGTTCAAAAGATCCGCTTGCTTAAGAAAGAAAGGACCGAGATACAGAAACAACTTGAACTCAAGGATCAAGAAGTTCTTGGGTGAGAGTCCTCATTATGGAAATATCTGTCAACATATGTTTTATGTGCAAAAAGTTGATGGaaattgtaatctgtttttcTCCAGACTAAATACCTTGCTGAAAGAAGCAGAGCAAAATAACAGCAAAGTGCAGGACCAGGTCAAGTTGCTCCAGGTTTTCAAATGTGTGCTTACTCTTAATTAAGGgaaaaacatttacttttataGTGCCTAGAAATAAACATGCTTCATAATTCATAAcgatacaaatacacaaaatttaGAGTGAGAATTGAAAAGTCACCAGCACcaaatgaatgcaaaaaaaaaaaggcaggagAAATAAGTTGTGACGGAGGATGTAAACAATTCTGAGCTGGTCTGGGAGCTTCAGCTtcacatttattcttttttagGTGGATGTGCAAAGCAGCAGGAAAGACTATGAGAAACTGTACACTGAAATCCAGGGGCTCAGGATGAAGAAGGATCTTGAGGAACAGAGGGCTGAAAACAAAGCATTACAAGCATCCTTTTCAGAGAATGAAGCCCAACTGAAAGAAGAAAACAGTAAAGTGAGGCTTGTCACTGAGGCTTATCTATTTGAAGTTTATAGCATTATGacttcaatcaatcaataataacCATATTGTCATGGAGTAATCTCTTTGTGACTCAGGTACAGATTCATTCCCTGCTCACTCAACTGACAGAGGCCAGAGGACTGCTTCGCAGTGAGGTGCAGAATTGCAGAGAAGCCTGCAAACGTGCAGAAAAAGCAGAGCAGGAATTAAAGGAAGTGAACAGGAAGCTGGAGGAGATGACCTTGAAACAGGCAGAGGATGAGAAAACCAAGCAAATCCAGGTATTTTCAATATAGTCTTATGGTTTATGGTAATCTTTTACATTCTATTTTGTAAGTACGTTTagatataataaacaatatttggaTCCTGATTCCAAGCAAATTTGTCATTAAAGGCACAACTTCAGCAAGCACAAGACAaaatgtatgaaatggcagaGACATCAACATTAGACCGAGAGAAGCTTGTGGAAAAGAATGAGGTGATCTGTTTGGTTATGACACATTAAACATCACTGAACCATCacaatcttcagtgtcatatgatccttcagaaatcattctaatatgctgaattggtgctcaagaaacattattataatcAACGTTGAGAGATAGAGATGGAGACAGAAGccaaaaaaaccttactgacaccaaacttttgaacaggagtgTGTTTTAGAAAATTAATACCAAAAATGTTGTGGAATTCAGGGGCCAGTCAATTGTTTTTTAaccattattatttcattattttcatatCTTCAGGAACTGAAGGCAGAAGTAAATAAGCTTCGTATGGCAGTGATCGACTACCAGGTTGCATCTGTTGCTGCAGTGTCTGATCAACTATCCAACCCTCAAAACCCACCGGCCTCTCTGGAGCAGACATACTCACCTGACTCTCATTTCTATGAGAGCATTGATAGCTTCATAGGTTGGGCCAATAAGAGTAATCGAAAAAGGAAACTGTAAAATTTACTTAAATGTGCTGTATGTAGGTTTTTGACtcaactaaagcataaaaataccataaaatgtttgcagatatttaagaaacatgctaagtgtAAATacctgtttatctgaaaaacaatgctacagtcagttattctcctttgaaaatgtgcgttccggGCCGGAATGTCAttcactgccagtttacccaattgtatttcgccTCTCCGGGTTGCagcgtatttcatttcattcatcgtcaagtgCGCTCGTTCCTGATGGTGtcttcaatctggcaacctgtgtgtgcATCAAGTCTGAAGAAGGGACTGGGTGAAAAAatccctctccaatattttgaatttggattgCAAtccctagttcaaccactcggtgtcaaacctacatacagcacatttaaatgacaaaaatgcaagTATTTCTATAAAATGGGTGTATTAAACTCATAAcatatttattttctacattatAGCACATCATGCAGGAACAGAGATACAGGTAATGACTTTTTTAatgaatacaatattttaaagaatgagtTTTTCAGAGGTCAAAATGATTCAACCGTATTAATTTCCTAATGTGTAAATGAAGGTGTGCCAGCACTGTCAGGAGGGCTTTCCTGGCATCAGCGAGGATGAACTGACAGAACACGAGCGGTCTCACAAAGTGTGTCCACTCTGCACTCTGATCTGTGACGATATGGGACAGCAGGAGTTTGAAAATCACGTTTATAGTCATGAGGATTAGTCAATTCTGTTTTCTATGTCTGATATGCTATAAAGTGTGGTGGCACTTTTTAAAGTAGGACTTTCTAGATATATGTCCCTTCTCTTTCATTATTAGGTGTTATCTATCTAAAATAGGGAAATAAAAGTGCTTTATTAAATCATGTAATTGGAACTGGAGGATAAATATACA
It encodes:
- the LOC132133196 gene encoding calcium-binding and coiled-coil domain-containing protein 2-like isoform X1 produces the protein MNDGTEEETVPVVMESSSYSQVVFNDVPPSYPPNIAVMCRYTLTGALEPSPRDWIGIYKVGWSSTQKYYTYVWVEPSLDHVGPEPLVQQVVFKESYLPKDDGEFYQFCYVDSFGHVKGASTPFCFQNPAEASLGCSLENELLVITTQEQAEKMEKEKEDFVKEIESLKEANTILKTELDERLHEVCHLRGSIDDLKSKDIPESPLADVQGFNSTEESLTFLHEKYVRAVQKIRLLKKERTEIQKQLELKDQEVLGLNTLLKEAEQNNSKVQDQVKLLQVDVQSSRKDYEKLYTEIQGLRMKKDLEEQRAENKALQASFSENEAQLKEENSKIHSLLTQLTEARGLLRSEVQNCREACKRAEKAEQELKEVNRKLEEMTLKQAEDEKTKQIQAQLQQAQDKMYEMAETSTLDREKLVEKNEELKAEVNKLRMAVIDYQVASVAAVSDQLSNPQNPPASLEQTYSPDSHFYESIDSFIGWANKSNRKRKL
- the LOC132133196 gene encoding tax1-binding protein 1 homolog isoform X2: MFLHHIRQTSQLCAVTLSPVLWSPARGTGSVSIKCVGWSSTQKYYTYVWVEPSLDHVGPEPLVQQVVFKESYLPKDDGEFYQFCYVDSFGHVKGASTPFCFQNPAEASLGCSLENELLVITTQEQAEKMEKEKEDFVKEIESLKEANTILKTELDERLHEVCHLRGSIDDLKSKDIPESPLADVQGFNSTEESLTFLHEKYVRAVQKIRLLKKERTEIQKQLELKDQEVLGLNTLLKEAEQNNSKVQDQVKLLQVDVQSSRKDYEKLYTEIQGLRMKKDLEEQRAENKALQASFSENEAQLKEENSKIHSLLTQLTEARGLLRSEVQNCREACKRAEKAEQELKEVNRKLEEMTLKQAEDEKTKQIQAQLQQAQDKMYEMAETSTLDREKLVEKNEELKAEVNKLRMAVIDYQVASVAAVSDQLSNPQNPPASLEQTYSPDSHFYESIDSFIGWANKSNRKRKL
- the LOC132133196 gene encoding tax1-binding protein 1-like isoform X3, producing MNDGTEEETVPVVMESSSYSQVVFNDVPPSYPPNIAVMCRYTLTGALEPSPRDWIGIYKVGWSSTQKYYTYVWVEPSLDHVGPEPLVQQVVFKESYLPKDDGEFYQFCYVDSFGHVKGASTPFCFQNPAEASLGCSLENELLVITTQEQAEKMEKEKEDFVKEIESLKEANTILKTELDERLHEVCHLRGSIDDLKSKDIPESPLADVQGFNSTEESLTFLHEKYVRAVQKIRLLKKERTEIQKQLELKDQEVLGLNTLLKEAEQNNSKVQDQVKLLQVDVQSSRKDYEKLYTEIQGLRMKKDLEEQRAENKALQASFSENEAQLKEENSKIHSLLTQLTEARGLLRSEVQNCREACKRAEKAEQELKEVNRKLEEMTLKQAEDEKTKQIQELKAEVNKLRMAVIDYQVASVAAVSDQLSNPQNPPASLEQTYSPDSHFYESIDSFIGWANKSNRKRKL